From Methylomonas sp. EFPC3, a single genomic window includes:
- a CDS encoding glycosyltransferase family A protein, whose product MNTTESSVPVSVIIPAYNIDRYVLECIDSLLSQNISPYEIIVVDDGSTDNTNEVLRQKYGDNPLVKIYRQDNKGAGEARNFGLSVAGGDFIFFCDSDDVVQAGFFAEFRDRLIENPGMEMFCFSSELFFANQKTFPKITHHETGWLKEGKIAVRDLLLGNNYTSAAWTYIVSRRILVDNQLCFLGRVHEDHNITMLAYLLSKEVFRTARVYYSQRVRPGSLTRTRHKFDFGGRINAMQGVIALLGREGFRSDPDCLTIKTKYVNSSLIFLVDACAESYAVLPSPVRDELRNFRHNHSYSFKERFLLACPVLYFYLKKIRLWSKRLTDRGKSDG is encoded by the coding sequence ATGAACACTACTGAAAGTTCTGTCCCGGTCTCAGTTATCATCCCGGCATATAACATAGACCGATATGTATTGGAATGTATCGATTCATTATTGTCGCAAAATATAAGTCCGTACGAGATTATTGTCGTCGATGACGGTTCTACTGATAACACCAATGAGGTCCTTCGTCAGAAATATGGCGATAATCCGCTAGTTAAAATATATAGGCAGGATAATAAAGGCGCAGGCGAGGCAAGAAACTTCGGTTTGTCTGTCGCTGGCGGCGATTTCATATTTTTCTGCGATTCGGACGACGTGGTACAGGCCGGTTTTTTTGCCGAATTTAGAGATCGGTTAATTGAAAATCCAGGGATGGAAATGTTCTGCTTTAGTTCTGAGCTGTTTTTTGCGAACCAAAAAACCTTTCCAAAAATTACCCATCACGAAACCGGTTGGCTAAAAGAAGGAAAAATCGCGGTTAGGGATTTATTACTTGGAAATAATTACACCTCTGCCGCTTGGACTTATATTGTCAGTCGGCGCATTCTGGTGGACAACCAATTATGTTTTTTGGGCAGGGTCCACGAAGATCACAACATTACAATGTTGGCGTACTTGTTGAGCAAAGAGGTTTTTAGAACGGCTCGAGTCTATTATTCTCAGCGCGTCAGACCGGGGTCGTTAACTCGGACCAGGCATAAATTCGATTTCGGCGGAAGAATCAATGCCATGCAAGGCGTTATCGCCCTGTTGGGTCGGGAAGGTTTCCGCTCTGATCCGGATTGCCTGACAATTAAAACGAAGTACGTCAATTCCTCGTTAATTTTTTTGGTTGATGCCTGTGCCGAGTCTTATGCGGTTTTGCCTTCTCCGGTCAGAGATGAGTTAAGGAATTTTCGGCACAACCATAGTTACTCGTTCAAAGAGCGTTTTTTGCTCGCGTGCCCGGTACTCTATTTTTATCTCAAAAAAATCCGCTTGTGGTCAAAGCGCCTAACCGACAGGGGTAAAAGCGATGGCTAG
- a CDS encoding glycosyltransferase — MTKIVAVYRTAYPLPSEAFIPSQLLGLMRYQPLVWCRDFHGSDNPQIKVKSVFADKPASVWRKVLFTFFGIAGFKDDVQLVHAHFGPDAAMILPLVKRSNLPLVVTFHGFDAQQSRWSMLKSKTISNWLFLLREKMIYRYASRIIAVSAYLRECLIRRGCPPDKLIVHYIGVDTSRFKVDSAARIPKRLVNVSRHVDWKGIDTILLALPQLIVQYPDLVLVQIGSGPDTRRLQQLAVELGVSEHVHWRGALPHEQVLAELRQASVYVHAARTDEKGQTEAFGIALIEAQACGVPVVATRSGGIPEAMLENHTGLLFEENDHAALAAQLDSLLSDGARLDFLANNAREFVVSRFDINVQSAKLENIYDEIGS; from the coding sequence ATGACAAAAATCGTCGCAGTCTACCGAACCGCTTATCCGCTTCCATCTGAAGCGTTCATTCCCAGTCAATTGCTCGGTTTAATGCGTTATCAGCCTTTGGTCTGGTGTCGCGATTTTCACGGTTCGGATAATCCGCAGATAAAAGTTAAGTCGGTTTTTGCGGACAAACCGGCATCGGTTTGGCGCAAGGTATTGTTCACATTCTTTGGTATAGCCGGCTTCAAGGATGACGTGCAGTTGGTTCATGCTCATTTCGGTCCGGACGCAGCGATGATTTTGCCGCTGGTCAAGCGAAGTAACTTGCCCTTGGTCGTTACGTTTCATGGTTTCGACGCCCAGCAGTCGCGCTGGTCGATGTTGAAGTCCAAAACAATTTCCAACTGGTTGTTCTTGTTGCGCGAAAAAATGATTTATCGATATGCCTCGCGGATTATTGCTGTCTCGGCTTATTTGCGGGAGTGCCTGATTCGGCGGGGATGTCCCCCTGATAAATTGATCGTTCATTACATAGGCGTTGACACCTCGAGATTTAAGGTTGATTCAGCGGCCAGAATCCCGAAGCGACTTGTGAATGTCTCGCGGCATGTCGACTGGAAAGGGATTGATACCATACTGCTCGCCTTGCCGCAGTTGATTGTGCAATATCCGGATTTAGTTTTGGTACAGATCGGTTCCGGTCCGGATACTCGCCGCCTCCAGCAATTGGCGGTCGAGCTTGGCGTGTCCGAACATGTCCATTGGCGCGGTGCGTTGCCGCATGAGCAGGTGTTGGCGGAGTTGCGGCAGGCGTCGGTTTACGTGCACGCTGCCAGAACAGACGAAAAAGGGCAAACCGAAGCCTTTGGTATCGCTTTGATCGAAGCCCAGGCTTGCGGAGTGCCGGTTGTCGCTACTCGTTCCGGGGGCATACCTGAGGCGATGTTGGAAAACCATACCGGATTGCTTTTCGAAGAAAACGACCATGCTGCGTTGGCCGCCCAATTGGATAGTTTGTTGTCCGATGGCGCCAGATTGGATTTTTTGGCAAATAACGCACGCGAATTTGTGGTTAGTCGATTCGATATTAATGTGCAATCTGCCAAGTTGGAAAATATCTACGACGAAATAGGCAGCTAG
- a CDS encoding acyltransferase family protein yields the protein MSSGNVMIEQAAVVKPDSEYNPSLSAFLDFARWVSAFLVLLTHLNNRMFLTLDKIPADDRTLVTYLWGFVAGFAHWGVVIFFVLSGYLVGGPVLKHVLANRPFNLTKYFVARVTRIYLVLIPVLLIGNAFDYIGMAMFPNSEIYAEHLAKLRHQTDLEFKMSIVGSLFNLQNLFVDTLGTNGPLETLANEFWYYVTFPLLLSPLLFRRSFKSWSLFIVGVALFASMSFASKWHFVGFILWCIGAGFSVLAKKPVIKSSFWALAVFLAALIGIRVGVRANVIFGSFGFIFEIIVALLFANLLWSLKYHPANWRLLHWDGHSKLGGFSYSLYAVHVPLLMLLCAAMKNHFGFGWHDIPKSVNQFVAALSLVAVSLSFAWCLSLLTERHTYRVRSFVNGLFVSK from the coding sequence ATGTCATCGGGAAATGTAATGATCGAGCAGGCCGCAGTAGTCAAGCCGGATTCTGAATATAACCCAAGTTTGTCAGCCTTTCTGGATTTTGCCCGCTGGGTTTCGGCGTTTTTGGTATTGCTGACGCACTTGAATAACAGAATGTTTTTGACCCTGGATAAAATTCCTGCGGATGATAGAACATTAGTTACTTACCTCTGGGGGTTTGTCGCTGGGTTTGCTCACTGGGGCGTCGTTATCTTTTTCGTATTGAGCGGATATTTAGTGGGTGGTCCGGTTTTAAAGCATGTACTGGCGAATAGGCCGTTTAATTTGACAAAGTACTTTGTGGCGCGCGTTACGCGCATATATTTGGTACTGATCCCTGTGCTATTAATTGGTAATGCTTTCGATTACATTGGCATGGCGATGTTTCCGAATTCTGAAATTTATGCGGAACACCTGGCGAAATTAAGGCACCAAACCGATTTGGAATTCAAAATGTCGATTGTAGGTTCTTTGTTTAATTTGCAGAATTTGTTTGTCGATACCCTGGGAACCAATGGCCCGCTGGAAACGTTAGCCAATGAGTTTTGGTACTACGTGACTTTTCCGTTGCTATTGTCACCGCTTTTGTTTCGCAGATCTTTCAAATCCTGGAGTCTGTTTATTGTCGGTGTTGCTTTATTTGCTTCAATGTCGTTCGCATCAAAATGGCATTTTGTCGGATTTATATTATGGTGTATTGGTGCCGGATTTTCGGTTCTGGCAAAAAAACCGGTAATTAAATCCTCTTTTTGGGCGTTGGCTGTTTTTTTAGCAGCATTAATTGGAATTCGGGTTGGGGTAAGAGCTAACGTTATTTTTGGCTCTTTCGGTTTTATTTTCGAGATTATCGTGGCCTTGCTGTTTGCGAATTTATTGTGGTCGTTGAAATATCATCCGGCTAACTGGCGTCTGTTACATTGGGACGGTCATAGTAAGTTGGGGGGATTTTCATATTCGTTATACGCCGTTCACGTGCCATTGCTTATGTTGTTGTGTGCGGCAATGAAAAATCATTTTGGGTTTGGCTGGCACGATATACCTAAAAGCGTTAACCAGTTTGTTGCGGCTCTTTCATTGGTTGCGGTATCGCTATCCTTTGCATGGTGTTTGTCTTTGCTTACGGAGCGGCATACTTATCGTGTAAGAAGCTTTGTGAATGGGCTGTTTGTTTCAAAGTGA
- a CDS encoding glycosyltransferase family 4 protein, whose amino-acid sequence MLKQYRVPLFEKMERLLAEQGHELRVVSGSPPLNDQRKGDNILESKGCCIVERSLWLFRDKLHFLNNAVKHILWADFVITEQANKHVHNYLLMGLRLFGIKRFAYWGHGQNRQGNPNSWRERMKKRLSVQCDWWFAYTDGVANYVAGLGYPKSKITALNNSVDTSAFKQLLAEIDEYEIAEFKSSLGIQALDKVGMFCGSLYGEKKLEFLLRSSVLIRESVPDFVLLIIGDGLDKPSVEKFAENYPFIKYLGPLFGREKAVAFKSSHLFLCPGLVGLAILDAFVASLPLLTCDIPNHSPEIEYLENQVNGIMTRASEDEYAGAVSEIFANPKRLNALREGADSSSTRFSIENMALNFVNGICGYFNTLGGHSV is encoded by the coding sequence ATGCTGAAGCAATATAGAGTTCCATTGTTCGAAAAAATGGAGCGATTGCTCGCTGAGCAAGGACATGAGCTTAGAGTGGTTTCAGGTTCTCCGCCGTTAAACGATCAACGTAAAGGCGACAATATTTTGGAGTCCAAAGGTTGCTGTATTGTCGAGCGAAGTTTATGGTTGTTTCGAGATAAACTGCATTTTCTGAATAATGCGGTTAAGCATATTTTATGGGCTGACTTTGTAATAACCGAGCAAGCAAACAAGCATGTACATAATTATTTATTGATGGGGTTGCGTTTATTTGGCATTAAACGCTTCGCTTATTGGGGCCATGGGCAGAATAGACAGGGAAATCCAAATAGTTGGCGGGAACGAATGAAAAAGCGATTGTCGGTGCAATGCGATTGGTGGTTCGCGTATACCGATGGTGTCGCTAATTATGTTGCTGGCTTGGGATATCCTAAAAGCAAGATTACTGCACTGAATAACAGTGTCGATACTTCCGCTTTCAAACAGCTCTTAGCCGAGATTGATGAATACGAAATTGCGGAATTCAAGTCGAGTCTGGGTATACAAGCACTGGATAAAGTCGGTATGTTTTGCGGCAGTTTGTACGGCGAAAAAAAATTGGAGTTTTTGCTGCGCTCTTCTGTTTTGATTCGGGAAAGCGTACCCGATTTCGTGCTGTTGATAATAGGGGATGGTCTGGACAAGCCTTCGGTTGAGAAGTTTGCCGAGAACTATCCATTTATAAAGTATTTGGGGCCGCTATTCGGACGGGAAAAGGCGGTGGCATTTAAATCGTCGCACCTGTTTTTATGTCCGGGCTTGGTTGGATTGGCAATATTGGATGCTTTTGTCGCATCACTGCCTTTGCTTACCTGCGATATTCCAAACCATAGTCCGGAAATTGAGTATTTGGAAAATCAAGTCAACGGCATAATGACGCGAGCCAGCGAGGATGAGTATGCGGGCGCCGTTAGCGAAATATTCGCCAATCCAAAGCGCTTAAATGCTCTCCGCGAGGGGGCTGATTCGAGTTCGACGCGTTTTTCTATCGAAAATATGGCGTTGAATTTTGTTAACGGAATTTGCGGTTATTTTAATACCCTCGGTGGTCATTCAGTTTAG
- a CDS encoding DUF6625 family protein, giving the protein MKILVLNLYFGKKPDYFDFFVHTCGVNPAIDFLFLVDFEVDFELPANVKIVRTFFADVVEKFQSFFDFPLALDSPYKLTDFQPAYGELLAEYTAGYDWWGHCDFDMAFGDLTPVVEAIELNRYVKLFRRGHLTLYLNRSDINSMYRQGVGNLDYRNIFATRGFFNFDETNGIDKIFSDLDMPVYRQEIIADIRTTSPYLFMTAHANRWGQYFVWDNGKLFCVDGENGKKEYIYIHFQKRKLGEYYSLSNLQSNKFLINQFGIFDFGGITRVLSYFPNLGHLKRFFWPRIVRRVKGKFKVE; this is encoded by the coding sequence ATGAAAATTCTAGTTCTGAATTTATATTTCGGAAAAAAGCCGGACTATTTCGATTTTTTTGTTCACACTTGCGGCGTGAATCCTGCAATTGATTTTCTGTTTTTGGTCGATTTTGAAGTGGATTTTGAACTTCCGGCGAATGTAAAAATTGTCAGAACATTTTTTGCGGATGTGGTTGAAAAGTTTCAGTCCTTTTTTGATTTTCCTCTGGCGTTGGACTCTCCGTACAAACTGACCGATTTTCAACCTGCTTATGGTGAATTGTTGGCTGAGTATACGGCAGGTTACGATTGGTGGGGGCACTGCGACTTCGATATGGCATTCGGAGATTTGACGCCTGTGGTCGAGGCTATTGAGCTGAATCGGTACGTCAAGCTGTTTCGTCGAGGGCATTTGACTCTGTATTTAAATCGTTCAGATATAAATTCGATGTATAGGCAGGGTGTTGGCAATTTAGATTATAGGAATATTTTCGCTACGCGCGGTTTTTTCAACTTCGATGAAACAAACGGGATTGATAAAATATTTTCCGATTTGGATATGCCGGTTTATCGCCAGGAGATTATAGCTGATATTAGGACGACTTCCCCTTATTTGTTTATGACCGCTCACGCCAATCGTTGGGGGCAGTATTTTGTTTGGGATAATGGGAAGCTATTTTGTGTTGATGGAGAGAATGGTAAAAAAGAATATATTTATATCCATTTTCAAAAGAGAAAGCTCGGTGAGTATTACAGTTTGTCTAATTTGCAGTCGAACAAGTTCTTGATTAATCAATTCGGGATATTTGATTTTGGTGGCATAACTCGGGTGCTGAGTTATTTTCCTAATCTAGGGCATTTGAAGCGCTTCTTTTGGCCAAGAATCGTGCGCAGAGTTAAAGGTAAATTTAAAGTTGAGTGA
- a CDS encoding glycosyltransferase family 4 protein encodes MKIFIAHNRYQQAGGEDNVVEAETNLLRNNGHEVYLWAVDNKDLPGGFKGKVETALNTTYSPRSKLRARDLFREFRPDVVHVHNFFPQISPSIFDACRDESVPVVQTLHNYRLICPGAMLMRNGSICEKCITGSPYNAAWHSCYRGSRLGSFVVAHMVAYHRKAGTWADKIDRFVALTEFAKSKFVEAGFPSDRIAVKPNFIVDPLASGGVAKSHTDQFGLFVGRISEEKGVTTLLNAWARLEGKWQLKMAGSGPLEALLRERVGVEPLGRQNSTEVSQLMRAAHFLVLPSEWYEGFPLVLVEAFAHGLPVLASRLGSMADVIEDGVTGLLFEPGNSDDMAQKARWLFENPEQSRLFGENARRRFLEKYTAEINYEQLMKIYRSVC; translated from the coding sequence ATGAAAATATTCATCGCGCATAATCGTTATCAACAAGCCGGCGGTGAAGATAATGTAGTTGAGGCTGAAACCAATCTGCTTAGGAATAATGGGCATGAAGTTTATCTATGGGCCGTTGACAACAAAGATTTGCCAGGTGGATTTAAAGGCAAGGTGGAAACGGCGCTAAACACGACGTATTCGCCGCGTTCTAAATTGCGGGCTCGGGATTTATTCCGTGAGTTTCGGCCGGATGTCGTGCATGTCCATAACTTTTTCCCTCAGATTAGTCCTTCTATCTTCGATGCCTGTCGTGACGAGAGTGTGCCGGTGGTGCAGACTTTGCATAATTACCGGTTGATTTGTCCGGGCGCGATGCTGATGCGAAACGGTAGTATCTGCGAAAAGTGTATCACCGGGTCTCCTTATAATGCGGCTTGGCATTCGTGCTATCGGGGGTCCAGGCTGGGTAGTTTCGTGGTTGCACATATGGTGGCGTATCACCGTAAAGCCGGCACCTGGGCCGATAAGATTGATCGTTTTGTCGCGTTAACCGAGTTTGCAAAAAGCAAATTCGTTGAGGCAGGTTTTCCATCGGATAGGATTGCAGTTAAACCTAATTTTATCGTCGATCCTCTAGCGAGCGGGGGTGTTGCGAAAAGTCATACAGATCAATTCGGGTTATTTGTTGGTCGGATCAGCGAAGAAAAAGGTGTCACTACATTGCTTAATGCTTGGGCTCGCCTTGAAGGTAAATGGCAGTTGAAAATGGCCGGCAGCGGGCCATTGGAAGCGCTGTTAAGGGAGCGCGTCGGTGTTGAGCCGCTGGGCAGGCAAAATTCAACAGAAGTTAGTCAGTTAATGCGGGCCGCGCATTTTCTGGTGTTGCCGTCGGAATGGTATGAAGGTTTTCCGTTGGTTTTGGTAGAGGCTTTCGCACACGGACTGCCTGTTTTGGCTTCGAGACTTGGGAGTATGGCCGACGTTATAGAGGATGGGGTAACCGGTTTATTGTTTGAACCCGGCAATTCCGACGACATGGCGCAAAAAGCTAGATGGTTGTTTGAAAATCCTGAGCAATCTCGACTGTTTGGTGAAAATGCCCGCCGCCGGTTTTTAGAAAAATATACGGCGGAGATTAATTACGAGCAGCTAATGAAAATTTATCGTTCTGTTTGCTAA
- a CDS encoding right-handed parallel beta-helix repeat-containing protein codes for MTIKKALTLVLIALPIKGISKDFYIDPSGDDRANGLSSARSSSNGPFKTLARAQKAVRDLKASGDINEPVTIHIQSGIYRLENSLDFDVRDAGRAGQSITWQGENGPALISGGISLQKCNSDGKTWSCSTKNQKLGQIKYLQNYRQRGNNPGFELFIDNSPMHPARWPNSDWAHIRQPLDERTQFTSIETLPTLSKDSSQAQIHIMAGNDWHDQYLGVKSIEPDLNKISLSSNTNYKIESGRRFYLLNIKSLLDAPGEWFYDNNSEIIYFIPPTSAPPNEITISTVNNIFNINGANNIYFKNLSLGYSTDTAIKLNNSNNISFDNLEISNVAGKAVEAKDSSFISVMNSHIHHTGWGGITFSGGNRNTLEKANNIAHNNHIHDFGRVVMTYTPAIETSGVGSSITHNLIEQSPGTGILLFGNEHLVEKNEIHHVCEQASDCGAIYSGRDWTFRGNIIRNNSIHDLFGYGLVSVDIANNFVKYARPDGVRGVYLDDSVSGFNVIGNIFRNAGVMAIQLGGGRDNIIENNIISTSDYAIWVDSRPAGDELKKRLFQVPIQSPVWLDKYPKLALPIINNNLPEGNSIRRNVMLSNKPGNILIRYQMPESTNILERNLLWSSSGSFVLNYDISDRTKKRNGATWQEWVSEGIEHGSIYGDPCLSITGNQANFCDKTLLDKIGFEVLPSDIGLISK; via the coding sequence ATGACTATAAAAAAAGCCCTAACCCTAGTTCTAATCGCATTGCCAATAAAAGGAATTTCCAAAGACTTCTACATAGATCCATCTGGCGACGACCGCGCGAATGGACTAAGCTCAGCAAGATCAAGCAGCAACGGCCCTTTTAAAACACTTGCTAGAGCGCAAAAAGCCGTCAGAGACCTAAAAGCCAGCGGCGATATCAATGAACCTGTAACAATTCATATTCAAAGCGGAATCTATCGACTTGAAAATTCGCTAGACTTCGACGTGCGAGACGCAGGACGTGCCGGACAAAGTATTACCTGGCAAGGGGAAAATGGCCCGGCCTTAATTAGCGGCGGGATTAGCTTACAAAAATGCAACTCTGACGGCAAAACTTGGAGTTGCTCAACCAAAAATCAAAAACTAGGCCAGATCAAATACCTGCAAAACTATCGTCAACGCGGCAACAACCCGGGATTTGAACTATTTATAGACAACAGCCCCATGCATCCGGCTCGCTGGCCAAACTCCGATTGGGCTCACATTCGACAACCGCTAGACGAGCGAACCCAGTTTACCAGCATAGAGACGCTACCGACTTTATCAAAAGACTCAAGTCAAGCCCAGATCCACATAATGGCCGGCAACGACTGGCATGATCAATACTTAGGAGTTAAGTCGATAGAACCAGACTTAAATAAAATCAGCCTTTCAAGCAATACAAATTACAAAATCGAAAGCGGCAGAAGATTTTATTTACTTAATATCAAATCACTACTTGATGCGCCGGGAGAATGGTTCTACGACAACAACAGTGAAATAATTTACTTTATCCCTCCAACCAGCGCACCGCCAAACGAAATAACCATTTCAACGGTAAATAATATATTTAACATCAATGGTGCAAATAATATTTATTTCAAAAACCTCTCGCTAGGCTACTCTACAGATACAGCTATCAAACTAAACAATAGCAATAATATAAGTTTCGATAATTTGGAGATCAGCAATGTCGCTGGCAAAGCGGTCGAAGCCAAAGACAGCAGTTTTATCAGTGTTATGAATAGCCACATTCACCATACCGGCTGGGGCGGCATTACCTTTAGCGGTGGAAACAGAAACACCCTGGAAAAAGCAAACAATATAGCCCATAACAACCATATACACGATTTTGGCAGAGTCGTGATGACATACACGCCTGCTATTGAGACTTCCGGTGTCGGTAGCTCAATAACGCACAACCTTATCGAACAAAGCCCCGGAACGGGAATACTTCTGTTTGGCAACGAACATCTAGTAGAAAAAAACGAAATTCATCACGTATGCGAACAAGCCTCTGATTGCGGCGCCATTTATTCCGGGCGAGACTGGACCTTTCGAGGCAATATAATCCGAAACAATAGCATTCACGATTTATTCGGATACGGCTTAGTCAGCGTAGATATAGCGAATAACTTCGTTAAATACGCAAGACCGGACGGCGTTAGAGGCGTTTACTTGGACGACTCGGTGAGCGGGTTTAACGTTATCGGAAACATATTCCGAAATGCAGGCGTGATGGCAATCCAATTGGGCGGAGGAAGAGATAATATTATTGAAAATAATATTATTAGCACGAGCGACTACGCCATATGGGTCGACAGCCGCCCAGCCGGAGACGAGCTCAAAAAACGCTTGTTTCAAGTGCCCATTCAAAGTCCTGTATGGCTGGATAAATACCCCAAATTGGCACTGCCTATTATCAACAATAATTTACCGGAAGGAAACAGCATCCGAAGAAACGTAATGCTTTCCAATAAGCCTGGAAATATATTAATTCGTTACCAAATGCCAGAAAGCACCAATATTTTGGAAAGAAATTTATTGTGGAGCAGTTCAGGCTCGTTTGTCTTAAATTACGACATATCGGATAGAACGAAAAAACGTAATGGCGCAACTTGGCAGGAATGGGTCAGCGAAGGAATCGAGCACGGCAGTATTTATGGCGACCCTTGCCTGAGCATCACAGGAAATCAGGCAAATTTTTGCGACAAAACATTACTAGATAAAATTGGCTTTGAAGTCTTGCCATCAGATATCGGATTGATAAGTAAATAG